Proteins from a single region of Segatella copri:
- a CDS encoding ATP-binding protein yields MKRFIYNHLKDWKLSSNRKPLIMYGARQVGKTYIIKEFGDNEFENMVYINCYKNKSIAQLFQGDANAERLSIGLAAYAHQDITPGKTLVFLDEIQEIPPVLSSLKYFSEDKPELHIIVAGSLLGVMNMKGESFPVGKVDIMHLYPMTYEEFLLANGEKQLLDLLQSGDKELINSLAPKFIEYLRRYYFVGGMPEAVLEFTQNHNPMQVRQIQQNILNAYEADISKHTEEQTQRVRMIWQSIPAQLARENKKFIYGAIRKGARAKDFEIAIQWLTDAGLVHKVERTRDAKSPLKFYADMDAFKLYVLDVGLLGALTMAQPDQILIGNNVFSEYKGAFTENFVLQQLKSLPYLPIYYYSKPSSTQEIDFIVQAGSEILPIEVKAEENVKAKSLAAFITHDFASYHLKGIRFSMRGFQDQKWMENVPLFAAREFVKHKVEKSFIIK; encoded by the coding sequence GTAACAGGAAGCCACTCATCATGTATGGAGCAAGACAAGTTGGCAAGACCTATATCATCAAAGAGTTTGGCGACAACGAATTTGAGAATATGGTTTACATCAACTGTTACAAAAACAAAAGCATTGCTCAACTTTTTCAAGGTGACGCAAATGCAGAAAGACTTTCCATCGGCCTTGCTGCTTATGCACACCAAGACATCACTCCTGGCAAGACCCTTGTATTTCTCGATGAGATACAAGAGATTCCACCTGTTTTGTCCTCGCTGAAATATTTCAGTGAAGACAAGCCAGAATTGCATATCATCGTAGCAGGATCATTGCTCGGTGTCATGAACATGAAAGGAGAATCCTTCCCTGTCGGTAAAGTTGACATCATGCACCTCTACCCCATGACTTATGAGGAATTTCTACTTGCCAATGGAGAGAAACAACTTTTGGATTTATTGCAAAGCGGAGATAAGGAACTTATCAACAGCCTCGCCCCAAAATTCATAGAATACCTTCGACGATACTACTTTGTTGGAGGTATGCCCGAAGCAGTATTGGAATTTACACAAAATCACAACCCAATGCAAGTAAGGCAAATTCAACAAAACATCTTGAATGCATACGAGGCAGATATCAGCAAACACACCGAAGAACAGACACAAAGAGTAAGAATGATATGGCAATCAATCCCAGCCCAACTGGCTCGCGAGAACAAGAAGTTCATCTATGGTGCAATAAGAAAAGGAGCTAGGGCTAAAGATTTCGAGATTGCAATACAATGGCTCACTGACGCAGGACTCGTCCATAAGGTAGAAAGAACAAGAGATGCCAAATCTCCATTAAAATTCTATGCAGACATGGATGCTTTCAAATTATATGTGCTTGATGTAGGTTTGTTGGGAGCACTCACAATGGCACAACCTGACCAGATTCTCATTGGCAACAACGTGTTTAGCGAATACAAGGGGGCGTTTACTGAGAATTTCGTGCTTCAACAGCTGAAATCTCTTCCTTACTTACCCATATATTATTACAGTAAGCCAAGCTCTACCCAAGAAATTGATTTCATAGTACAAGCCGGCAGCGAAATCTTACCAATAGAAGTAAAGGCTGAGGAGAATGTAAAGGCAAAATCACTAGCAGCATTTATCACTCACGATTTTGCCTCCTATCATCTCAAAGGTATCCGTTTCTCCATGCGAGGTTTCCAAGACCAAAAATGGATGGAAAATGTACCACTATTCGCAGCAAGAGAGTTTGTTAAACACAAGGTAGAGAAGAGTTTCATCATCAAATAA
- a CDS encoding putative polyvalent protein kinase domain-containing protein: MLSSIQALAGTTACKGVQIARLKDWAKENDCWIENPESLGVFSDRGSENEVYMAYDGIHVYKLNDFRYSDDNLTPFFERIVAHNQYFTACPYDFIGFSQNRDGMICAVLRQQLVVNAREATPEEIKAEFERIGFHAEDNGEYFTNGIHDIFDAVPNNVLVGDDGNYYFIDTIIFLSDDNGLDTYKKYSPNYSKGQ, translated from the coding sequence GTGCTTAGCTCAATTCAAGCGCTTGCGGGAACAACGGCTTGCAAGGGAGTCCAAATTGCAAGGTTAAAAGACTGGGCTAAGGAGAATGATTGCTGGATTGAAAATCCGGAATCATTAGGTGTGTTCTCTGACCGAGGTTCAGAGAACGAGGTTTATATGGCCTATGATGGAATACACGTTTATAAACTTAACGACTTCCGTTATTCTGACGACAACCTTACTCCTTTCTTTGAACGAATTGTGGCTCACAACCAATACTTCACAGCATGCCCCTACGATTTCATCGGTTTCTCACAGAATCGAGACGGCATGATTTGTGCTGTCCTTCGCCAACAGCTTGTTGTAAATGCGAGGGAAGCTACTCCCGAAGAAATCAAGGCAGAGTTTGAGCGCATCGGTTTCCACGCAGAAGACAATGGAGAATATTTCACCAATGGCATTCACGACATCTTCGATGCCGTGCCCAATAATGTATTGGTTGGAGATGACGGCAACTACTATTTCATAGACACCATCATCTTCCTGTCAGACGATAACGGCTTGGATACTTACAAAAAGTATTCGCCAAATTATTCGAAAGGACAATAG
- a CDS encoding Fic family protein, with translation MNKDNINEFASFDEYLRQGEPSQKESAENWKTAIGLQAVDGLQPSAYLIDVAKRNIEGEITLDETRKLIDSYYQSKTVRTPKDENEEEADKVSANIAKILASKTFAFNTNGYVSLHRRIFEGVFKHAGEIRQYDISKKEWVLEGDSVNYLNWEDLRRALDWDIEQEKNFSYKGLTDDEKIEHIAKFISGIWQIHAFREGNTRTTAIFTIQYLRSLGYEVNNEMFAKHSWYFRNALVRANYRNIQKGIDYSPIYLVRFFRNLLLKDGWVLKNRYLHIRPTDDWKEQPNLNSQTGSGQKNNFINKEGEENVPSSSQACPKFVPSSSQVEELIIRINKDYLSIGDIMNLFGLKNRTRFRKEYITPALAEGALEMKYPNTPRHPRQQYRMTEQAKTWKEWYEKKNK, from the coding sequence ATGAATAAAGATAATATCAACGAGTTCGCATCCTTCGATGAGTATCTTCGACAAGGAGAACCTTCGCAGAAGGAAAGTGCCGAGAACTGGAAGACGGCTATCGGATTGCAGGCTGTAGATGGGCTGCAACCGTCGGCGTATCTCATAGATGTGGCTAAACGAAACATCGAAGGAGAAATCACTCTGGATGAAACCAGAAAACTGATTGACTCTTACTATCAGAGCAAGACAGTCCGTACACCTAAGGATGAAAACGAGGAAGAGGCAGATAAGGTTTCAGCCAACATCGCAAAGATTCTCGCCAGCAAGACCTTTGCCTTCAATACCAACGGATATGTTTCCCTGCACCGAAGAATTTTCGAGGGGGTATTCAAGCACGCAGGCGAAATCCGCCAGTATGATATTTCCAAGAAAGAATGGGTGCTCGAAGGAGATTCCGTAAACTACCTGAATTGGGAAGACTTGCGAAGAGCATTGGATTGGGATATTGAGCAGGAGAAGAACTTCTCATATAAAGGTCTGACGGATGATGAGAAGATTGAGCATATTGCCAAATTCATTTCAGGCATCTGGCAAATCCACGCATTCAGAGAGGGAAACACCCGAACCACGGCAATTTTCACCATCCAATATCTCCGTTCGTTAGGATATGAAGTGAACAACGAAATGTTTGCCAAACACTCCTGGTATTTCCGCAATGCCCTGGTTCGTGCCAACTATCGCAATATTCAGAAAGGCATAGATTACTCTCCTATCTACCTTGTTCGTTTCTTCAGGAACTTACTCCTAAAAGATGGTTGGGTTCTCAAGAACAGGTATTTGCATATCCGGCCGACTGATGATTGGAAAGAGCAGCCGAACTTAAATTCTCAAACAGGAAGTGGACAGAAAAACAACTTCATAAATAAAGAAGGAGAAGAAAATGTCCCAAGTTCGTCCCAAGCTTGTCCCAAGTTCGTCCCAAGTTCGTCCCAAGTAGAAGAACTCATAATACGTATAAATAAAGATTATCTATCCATCGGCGATATAATGAACCTGTTTGGATTAAAGAACAGAACCAGATTTAGAAAGGAATACATTACCCCAGCCCTAGCCGAAGGAGCCTTGGAGATGAAATATCCAAACACCCCAAGACATCCACGCCAGCAATATCGAATGACAGAACAGGCAAAGACTTGGAAAGAATGGTATGAGAAAAAGAATAAATAA
- a CDS encoding S46 family peptidase, whose translation MKKKATVLITSIMAFCGINTAHADEGMWTIYNLPNAVYEMMQREGFSMTYDQLYNGENALKNAVVNFSGYCSGVVVSPDGLVFTNHHCGFEAIRSHSTVEHDYMLNGFFAKSYAEELPNENMFVSFMVEQKDVTDKVMSLGYEKLDNKKRDELIDSLENEMTQEAKKNDSTLHITVQPFYEGNKWYATTYRDFTDLRLVFTVPKSMGKFGGDTDNWMWPRQTCDFSVFRIYADPKTNGPAAYSKDNVPYHPKRWAQVSLQGYKDGDYAMTMGYPGSTERYLSSYGIQTMRDAENAPRAQVRGVKQEVMQKHMRADEAVRIKYDSKYASSSNYWKNAIGMNKCIDSIGIVNLKREYETRLRAWQDTAKAANDLAHKVDFDKLAKLYKESADVKYAWTNFSESFTRRSNIEFSTRAIKLQTNMEVKGPEKNKKKQYHEFEDNSAEWDMALDKEVLATLLKNYKEHVDAKWLPKFYKTIDTEFGGNYAKYVDYLWEKSLIMKKGAKLYFNKKGYEKDPGVSFGMDLNDVFADFAAQMGSINDSIAEQEKYLCAAKLRMEEDMPHYSDANFTMRLSYGQVGGFDLGGKPSGYYTTAESLVEKMKKGDKVIDYYAEPIMHELLSEKDFGKYQDKTTGKMQLCFLTNNDITGGNSGSPMFNGKGELIGLAFDGNWDSLSSDINFDKRLARCIGVDIRYVLYLMDKWGHADRLLKEINAK comes from the coding sequence ATGAAGAAAAAAGCAACGGTCCTTATCACCTCTATCATGGCGTTCTGCGGAATCAACACCGCACACGCTGACGAGGGAATGTGGACGATTTACAACTTGCCTAACGCTGTATATGAGATGATGCAGCGCGAAGGCTTCAGTATGACTTACGACCAGCTCTACAATGGCGAGAACGCCTTGAAGAATGCCGTGGTTAACTTCTCTGGCTATTGCTCAGGCGTAGTCGTTTCTCCAGACGGTTTGGTATTTACCAACCACCATTGCGGTTTCGAGGCTATCAGAAGCCACTCTACCGTGGAGCACGACTATATGCTCAACGGTTTCTTTGCTAAATCTTACGCAGAGGAATTGCCTAACGAGAATATGTTCGTCAGCTTTATGGTTGAACAGAAGGATGTAACCGATAAGGTGATGAGCCTCGGATACGAGAAACTCGACAACAAGAAGCGCGATGAACTCATCGATTCTCTGGAGAACGAGATGACCCAAGAGGCGAAGAAGAACGATTCTACCCTCCATATCACCGTTCAGCCTTTCTACGAGGGCAACAAGTGGTACGCTACTACTTACCGCGACTTCACCGACCTACGTTTGGTTTTCACCGTACCAAAGTCTATGGGTAAATTTGGTGGCGATACAGACAACTGGATGTGGCCTCGCCAGACCTGCGACTTCTCTGTATTCCGCATCTATGCCGACCCTAAGACCAATGGTCCTGCTGCCTACAGTAAGGACAATGTGCCTTATCATCCAAAGCGTTGGGCTCAGGTTTCTCTCCAGGGTTACAAGGATGGCGACTATGCGATGACCATGGGTTACCCAGGCAGCACAGAGCGTTATCTTTCAAGCTACGGAATCCAGACCATGCGCGATGCAGAGAATGCGCCTCGTGCCCAGGTTCGTGGCGTAAAGCAGGAGGTAATGCAGAAGCACATGCGTGCCGACGAGGCTGTCCGCATCAAGTACGACAGCAAGTACGCCAGCTCTTCGAACTACTGGAAGAATGCCATCGGTATGAACAAGTGTATCGACTCTATCGGCATCGTGAATCTGAAGCGTGAGTACGAAACCCGTCTCCGTGCTTGGCAGGATACAGCCAAGGCAGCCAACGATCTCGCCCACAAGGTAGATTTCGACAAGCTCGCCAAGCTCTACAAGGAGAGCGCAGACGTGAAGTATGCCTGGACCAACTTCTCTGAATCTTTCACCAGAAGAAGCAACATTGAGTTCTCTACCCGTGCCATCAAGCTCCAGACCAATATGGAGGTGAAGGGTCCTGAGAAGAACAAGAAGAAGCAGTATCATGAGTTTGAAGATAACTCTGCAGAATGGGATATGGCGCTCGACAAGGAGGTGCTCGCTACCCTTCTGAAGAACTACAAGGAGCACGTAGATGCCAAGTGGTTGCCTAAGTTCTACAAGACTATCGATACTGAGTTTGGCGGCAACTACGCCAAGTATGTGGATTATCTCTGGGAGAAGTCGCTCATCATGAAGAAGGGCGCCAAGCTCTATTTCAACAAGAAGGGATATGAGAAGGATCCAGGCGTAAGCTTCGGTATGGATTTGAACGATGTATTTGCAGATTTCGCTGCTCAGATGGGCAGCATCAACGACAGCATCGCCGAGCAGGAGAAGTATCTCTGTGCTGCCAAGCTCCGTATGGAGGAGGACATGCCTCACTACAGCGACGCCAACTTCACCATGCGATTGAGCTACGGTCAGGTAGGCGGTTTCGACCTCGGTGGCAAGCCATCAGGCTACTATACAACAGCCGAAAGTCTTGTTGAGAAGATGAAGAAGGGCGATAAGGTAATCGATTACTACGCTGAGCCTATCATGCACGAACTCCTCTCTGAGAAGGATTTCGGCAAGTATCAGGATAAGACGACTGGCAAGATGCAGCTCTGCTTCCTCACCAACAACGATATTACCGGTGGTAATTCTGGTAGCCCTATGTTCAATGGTAAGGGTGAGTTGATTGGTCTTGCCTTCGATGGCAACTGGGACAGCCTCAGCTCTGACATCAACTTCGACAAGCGCCTGGCTCGCTGCATTGGTGTGGATATCCGCTATGTGCTCTACCTGATGGATAAGTGGGGCCACGCAGACCGCCTCTTGAAGGAAATCAATGCAAAGTAA
- a CDS encoding beta-glycosidase: MKKSILIACLGLVSLGLQAQSISLAGEWNVELGKSGSAFAKSKRAFQGEVKRAILPGTIDTNHLGFAPKDTMETTHLTRLYAYKGAARYSRTINIPKDWKKKPVELFLERTRPTWVYVDGELVDSCNFIFTPQRYLLPKKVKPGKHLLEIVVDNGRGVPDQVYGSSHAYTEDTQTNWNGIIGRIELQLASSVESKSAETLTGAIPSRSVDSPSALQMPDFAKDFHIKGAHFYANGHRIFLRGKHDAAVWPLTGHVEMSVEGWMKYLGTCKEYGINHVRFHSWCPPEAAFVAADSLGIYLQPELPFWGSFDKKDERLMAFLHQEGENILREYGHHPSFRMMALGNELWGDIDKMKEFVDDFRKIAPDKYYTFGSNYYLGYQGIKEGMDYFTTCRIGGEGWGKYNTYTRGSFSFADAYDGGMINHFHPNSTMNFDEACDKAGIPIISHETGQFQTYPDYREMKKYTGVLHPYNFEVFRRRLAAAGMLSQADDFHKASGLWSVKLYKADIEMDLRTRNMAGFQLLDIQDYPGQGSAFVGILDAFMESKGITTPEEWRQWCSPVVPLLEVEKFCFEDGEKIQAKVKVANYGGSSLYGKKLKWKIGDAEGVMNIFTYDEGLIDVGVLDEEISADKPTKLNVSLNIEETEARNSYEFWVYPKKALEKKGVIIAKDLNEEVVKVLENGGKVLWMPTASSHFVAADDTLSQVDNATPYTVGGLFQTDYWNYRMFKTICENNKKKVSPGTLGILTNPEHPIFKGFPTEMHTNWQWFPVIKESHPLVLDNFAKDYRPIVQVIDNIERNHKLGLVMEWKVGAGKLLVCMSNLEKAARYLEGKAFYQSVIDYMRSADFNPSAEITVDKLKKKLAEKPRQVSLKELNNISQY; the protein is encoded by the coding sequence ATGAAGAAATCTATTCTTATCGCTTGTCTGGGACTGGTAAGTCTGGGCTTGCAAGCACAGAGCATTTCGCTCGCTGGTGAATGGAATGTGGAGTTGGGAAAGAGCGGTAGTGCTTTTGCCAAGAGTAAGCGTGCCTTCCAGGGTGAGGTGAAGCGTGCCATCCTCCCAGGCACCATCGACACGAACCATCTGGGATTCGCTCCGAAAGATACGATGGAGACTACGCATCTTACGAGACTCTATGCCTATAAAGGAGCTGCAAGATATTCCAGAACCATCAATATCCCGAAGGACTGGAAAAAGAAGCCAGTAGAACTCTTCCTGGAACGTACCCGACCGACATGGGTGTATGTGGATGGAGAACTGGTGGATTCCTGCAACTTCATCTTTACTCCCCAGCGCTATCTTCTGCCAAAGAAGGTGAAGCCGGGCAAGCATCTCCTGGAAATCGTGGTGGATAATGGAAGAGGTGTGCCTGATCAGGTTTACGGCTCCAGCCATGCTTATACAGAAGATACGCAGACCAACTGGAATGGAATTATCGGAAGGATAGAACTCCAGCTAGCCAGCTCTGTAGAGAGCAAATCTGCAGAAACTCTAACAGGAGCAATCCCTAGCCGTTCTGTAGATTCTCCTTCCGCCCTTCAGATGCCTGATTTCGCCAAGGATTTTCATATCAAGGGCGCTCACTTCTACGCCAATGGTCATAGGATATTCCTCCGTGGCAAGCACGATGCGGCTGTATGGCCGCTGACGGGACATGTAGAGATGAGCGTGGAAGGCTGGATGAAGTATCTCGGAACCTGCAAGGAGTATGGAATCAATCATGTGCGCTTTCATTCCTGGTGCCCACCGGAGGCGGCTTTCGTGGCAGCGGACAGTCTGGGAATCTATCTCCAACCGGAACTTCCTTTCTGGGGTTCTTTTGACAAGAAGGATGAAAGGCTGATGGCGTTCCTGCATCAGGAAGGCGAGAACATCCTCAGAGAATACGGTCATCATCCATCTTTCAGAATGATGGCGTTGGGTAATGAACTCTGGGGAGATATTGACAAGATGAAGGAGTTTGTGGATGATTTCCGCAAGATTGCGCCAGATAAATACTATACCTTCGGAAGCAATTACTATCTCGGTTATCAGGGAATAAAAGAAGGAATGGATTACTTCACCACTTGCCGCATCGGAGGCGAGGGATGGGGCAAATACAATACCTATACCCGTGGTTCTTTCTCGTTTGCCGATGCCTACGATGGAGGAATGATCAATCATTTCCATCCTAATTCTACGATGAATTTTGATGAGGCTTGCGATAAGGCAGGAATCCCAATCATCTCTCACGAAACAGGCCAGTTTCAGACCTATCCTGATTATCGGGAAATGAAGAAATACACCGGAGTGCTTCATCCTTATAACTTCGAAGTGTTCCGCCGCAGGCTGGCTGCTGCCGGAATGCTCTCGCAGGCAGATGATTTCCACAAAGCTTCGGGCTTATGGAGCGTGAAACTCTATAAAGCGGATATAGAGATGGATTTGAGGACCCGGAATATGGCGGGCTTCCAATTGCTCGATATTCAGGATTATCCCGGTCAGGGAAGTGCTTTCGTAGGCATCCTGGATGCGTTTATGGAGAGCAAGGGAATCACTACGCCCGAGGAATGGCGCCAGTGGTGTTCGCCTGTGGTTCCTCTGCTGGAGGTGGAGAAGTTCTGCTTCGAGGACGGCGAGAAGATTCAGGCTAAGGTAAAGGTTGCCAACTATGGCGGTTCTTCGCTTTACGGAAAGAAACTGAAGTGGAAGATAGGCGATGCTGAAGGCGTGATGAATATCTTTACTTATGATGAGGGACTGATAGATGTGGGCGTCTTGGACGAGGAAATTTCTGCAGATAAACCAACCAAACTGAATGTTTCGCTGAATATCGAGGAAACAGAGGCAAGAAACTCGTACGAATTTTGGGTTTATCCGAAGAAGGCGTTGGAAAAGAAGGGCGTTATCATAGCCAAGGATTTGAATGAGGAAGTGGTGAAAGTCTTGGAAAATGGCGGAAAGGTGCTTTGGATGCCTACGGCTTCCAGCCATTTCGTGGCTGCCGATGATACGCTTTCGCAGGTAGATAATGCTACGCCTTATACCGTGGGTGGACTCTTCCAAACCGATTACTGGAACTATCGCATGTTCAAGACCATCTGCGAGAACAACAAGAAGAAAGTTTCTCCAGGAACCCTGGGTATTCTGACGAATCCGGAACATCCGATATTCAAGGGATTCCCTACGGAAATGCACACCAACTGGCAATGGTTCCCAGTTATCAAGGAATCGCATCCGCTGGTGCTTGACAACTTCGCCAAGGATTATCGCCCGATTGTTCAGGTGATAGATAATATCGAGCGGAATCATAAGTTGGGTTTGGTGATGGAATGGAAGGTGGGAGCCGGAAAACTCCTCGTCTGTATGAGCAATTTGGAGAAGGCTGCCAGATATCTGGAAGGCAAGGCTTTCTATCAGAGTGTAATTGATTACATGCGCTCTGCCGATTTCAATCCATCTGCAGAAATAACGGTGGATAAATTGAAGAAGAAACTTGCCGAGAAGCCTCGTCAGGTTTCATTGAAGGAGCTGAATAATATCTCGCAATATTAG
- a CDS encoding DEAD/DEAH box helicase, with protein MKTFEELGVSEEIRRAIEELGFENPMPVQEEVIPYLLGNKNDVIALAQTGTGKTASYGIPVIQKTDAGSKQTQAIILSPTRELCLQIADDLNSFAKYIDGLHIAAVYGGTDIGSQIRTLKHGVQIIVATPGRLLDLINRGVAQLENVNNVVLDEADEMLNMGFSESINAIFENVPEDRNTLLFSATMSKDIEKIALNYLHDHKEIVVGSRNEGAEHVNHIYYLVNAKDKYLALKRVVDFYPRIFAIIFCRTKLETQDIADKLIKDGYNAEALHGDLSQQQRDLTMQKFRNHTVQFLVATDVAARGLDVDDLTHVINYGLPDDVASYTHRSGRTGRAGKKGTSISIIHTREKFKVRQIEKQIGKDFVDGVLPTPEEICKKQLFKTMDDIMKTDVDEDQIEPYMAEINRQFEYIDKEDIIKKMVTITFGKFLDYYKNAPEIIKPETGKGSRGGEGRGSRGEGRGKVSNGRRKHETEAGFKRLFINLGKADGFYPGEIMQYLNKHVKGRQEVGHIDLLSKFAYIEVPEEDAKRVMKALNGTEYKGRTVRCNDADEEGHGRAARGGRSSEGRGGRSSERGGRSRRGSSDDSRGKGGRGSRGESRGGRKSRPQEDTGDWRQFFQNNDNVKFKGEEPNFEEEGWARRRPKKK; from the coding sequence TTGAAGACATTTGAAGAATTAGGCGTGAGCGAGGAGATTCGCCGTGCCATTGAAGAGCTTGGATTTGAGAATCCAATGCCAGTTCAGGAAGAAGTTATCCCATATTTGCTTGGTAATAAGAACGACGTGATTGCGTTGGCGCAGACCGGTACGGGTAAGACTGCATCTTACGGTATTCCGGTTATCCAGAAGACTGATGCCGGCAGCAAGCAGACACAGGCTATCATCCTCAGTCCTACACGTGAGCTCTGCCTCCAGATAGCAGACGATTTGAACAGTTTTGCCAAGTACATCGACGGTTTGCATATTGCCGCAGTTTATGGCGGTACCGACATCGGAAGCCAGATTCGCACCCTGAAGCATGGTGTGCAGATTATCGTAGCTACCCCTGGCCGTCTGCTCGATTTGATTAATCGTGGCGTGGCTCAGTTGGAGAACGTGAACAATGTGGTGCTTGATGAGGCTGACGAGATGCTGAATATGGGCTTCTCAGAGAGCATCAATGCCATCTTTGAGAACGTGCCTGAAGATAGAAACACCCTGCTCTTCTCGGCTACCATGAGCAAGGACATCGAGAAGATTGCCCTCAACTACCTGCACGACCACAAGGAAATCGTAGTGGGTTCGCGCAACGAGGGTGCTGAGCATGTAAACCACATCTACTATCTGGTAAATGCCAAGGACAAGTATCTCGCCCTGAAGCGCGTGGTGGATTTCTATCCACGCATCTTTGCAATTATCTTCTGCCGCACCAAGCTGGAGACTCAGGATATTGCGGATAAGCTCATCAAGGATGGTTATAATGCAGAGGCGCTGCACGGCGACTTGAGTCAGCAGCAGCGTGACCTCACCATGCAGAAGTTCCGTAACCATACTGTTCAGTTCCTGGTGGCTACCGATGTGGCTGCCCGCGGTCTGGACGTAGATGATCTGACTCACGTTATCAACTATGGTTTGCCTGATGATGTGGCAAGTTACACCCACCGAAGCGGTCGTACGGGTCGTGCCGGAAAGAAGGGAACATCCATCTCTATCATACATACCAGAGAGAAGTTCAAGGTTCGCCAGATTGAGAAGCAGATTGGCAAGGATTTCGTGGATGGCGTTTTGCCAACTCCAGAGGAAATCTGCAAGAAGCAGCTCTTCAAGACGATGGACGACATCATGAAGACCGATGTGGATGAGGATCAGATTGAACCATACATGGCTGAAATCAACCGCCAGTTTGAGTACATCGACAAGGAGGACATCATCAAGAAGATGGTAACCATCACCTTCGGTAAGTTCCTCGATTACTATAAGAATGCTCCTGAGATTATCAAGCCAGAAACCGGCAAGGGTTCCCGTGGCGGCGAAGGTCGTGGAAGCCGTGGCGAAGGCCGTGGCAAGGTTTCCAATGGTCGCAGAAAGCACGAGACTGAGGCTGGTTTCAAGAGACTGTTCATCAACCTGGGTAAGGCGGATGGTTTCTATCCGGGCGAAATCATGCAGTATCTGAACAAGCATGTGAAGGGTCGCCAGGAGGTGGGTCACATCGACCTGCTGAGTAAGTTTGCCTATATCGAGGTGCCTGAGGAGGATGCGAAGCGCGTGATGAAGGCATTGAACGGTACTGAGTATAAGGGCAGAACCGTAAGATGTAACGATGCTGATGAGGAAGGTCATGGCAGAGCAGCCCGTGGAGGCCGCAGTTCTGAGGGCAGAGGCGGTCGTTCTTCAGAAAGAGGCGGACGCAGCCGCAGAGGTTCTTCTGATGATTCTCGTGGAAAGGGAGGACGTGGAAGCCGTGGCGAATCTCGTGGCGGAAGAAAGTCTCGCCCTCAGGAGGATACAGGCGATTGGCGCCAGTTCTTCCAGAACAACGACAACGTGAAGTTCAAGGGCGAGGAGCCAAACTTCGAGGAAGAAGGCTGGGCTCGTCGCAGACCTAAAAAGAAGTAA